The following coding sequences lie in one Kribbella sp. NBC_00709 genomic window:
- a CDS encoding Gfo/Idh/MocA family oxidoreductase yields MRIGLVGVGRIGAFHAATLNELAAVDQVVVADADPSRGELVAKDLGCEFAPDVDTLLAGRPDGFVIAAATSAHAELIAAAVAAGIPTFCEKPVAIDLAETKRVVELVESTGVPVHIGFQRRFDHGYRTAAAQVRSGELGFIHHIRANTNDAFPPPVEYIPNSGGFFRDCNVHDFDIIRFVTGREVVSAYATGANRGEPFFGQYGDVDAAAALLTLDDGTFVSVSGTRYNAAGHDVRMEVLGSLGSVAVGLDEHTALRSAEEGVTFPGGQPHATFMDRFRPAYIAELTAFTEVVEGRREVPCTVRDAYQAFRTADACELSRRENRVVKLDEIA; encoded by the coding sequence ATGCGGATCGGGTTGGTCGGGGTCGGGCGGATCGGGGCGTTCCACGCCGCGACGCTCAACGAGTTGGCGGCGGTCGATCAGGTGGTCGTCGCCGACGCGGACCCCAGCCGGGGGGAGCTCGTCGCGAAGGATCTCGGGTGCGAGTTCGCGCCCGACGTCGACACGCTGCTGGCGGGCCGTCCGGACGGGTTCGTGATCGCGGCCGCGACGTCGGCGCACGCGGAGCTGATCGCGGCCGCAGTGGCGGCCGGCATCCCGACGTTCTGCGAGAAGCCGGTGGCGATCGACCTGGCCGAGACCAAGCGCGTGGTCGAGCTGGTCGAGAGCACCGGCGTGCCGGTGCACATCGGCTTCCAGCGCCGGTTCGACCACGGGTACCGGACGGCCGCGGCGCAGGTCCGGTCCGGCGAGCTCGGGTTCATCCACCACATCCGGGCGAACACGAACGACGCGTTCCCGCCGCCGGTGGAGTACATCCCGAACAGCGGCGGGTTCTTCCGCGACTGCAACGTGCACGACTTCGACATCATCCGGTTCGTCACCGGGCGCGAGGTGGTCAGCGCGTACGCCACCGGCGCGAACCGTGGTGAGCCCTTCTTCGGTCAGTACGGCGACGTGGACGCGGCAGCTGCCCTGTTGACGCTGGACGACGGCACGTTCGTCTCCGTCAGTGGCACCCGCTACAACGCGGCCGGGCACGACGTACGGATGGAGGTGCTCGGCAGCCTCGGTTCGGTCGCCGTCGGGCTCGACGAGCACACCGCGCTGCGTTCGGCCGAGGAGGGCGTCACGTTCCCGGGCGGTCAGCCGCATGCGACGTTCATGGATCGTTTCCGCCCGGCGTACATCGCTGAGCTGACCGCGTTCACCGAGGTCGTGGAGGGCCGGCGCGAGGTGCCGTGCACGGTCCGCGACGCCTACCAGGCCTTCCGTACGGCGGACGCGTGTGAGCTGTCGCGGCGGGAGAATCGCGTCGTGAAGCTGGATGAGATCGCATGA
- a CDS encoding NAD-glutamate dehydrogenase, giving the protein MQSKLDVQKADVLAKAVAAGTHGHDKSVDPDKLRTFLEQYYRHVAAEDVAERQPNDCLGAARHHYKSAMSRPQGTAKVHVFTPTVDEHGWSASGRTVVEIVIDDMPFLVDSASMAITDRGLELQLLIHPQFVVRRDIAGTLQEVLDDTTAADGHDLVRESWMHLEVDRIADVAEHRALEQELQKVLNDVREAVEDWPKMHEKAVSIAAGLNAADLPVSESEVEEARELLEWLADEHFTFLGYREYDFTMEGEQGILRGRPGTGLGILRPDPKPGSGKLPPEVSAKAQEQKLLILTKANSRSTVHRSTFLDYVGIKQFDKDGEPVRECRFIGLLSSTAYTESVMQVPVLRRKALELFRLTGFDPNSHSGKGLLDVLETYPRDELLQAPVEDLLPIVQSVLHLQERRAVKLFVRRDVYNRYLSCLVYLPRDRYTTAVRLKMQQILKDAIGAEGVTYAAYVTESVLARVHFVVRMKQGETVGEYDADLLEQQVIDATRAWADDFTAALHAQGGDGAVTKLSRRYAEAFPEAYKEDFDARVAVKDVQVLESLPADDGLAMSLYSPIDEEWEGERRFKVFRTGTALSLSQVLPHLSAMGVEVIDERPYEIRCDDGTMAYIYDFGLKAPEDTEEREELRKLFSDTFQAVWQGRAESDKLNALVLRGNLSWRQVSILRAYQRYIRQGGTPFSQDYIENTFLKHVDVAGLLVQLFETSFDPARGPADDPDRVMRTDQLEKEILAALDTVQSLDEDRILRSYLTVMKATLRTNYYQPGPDGQPRSYLSLKLEPKAIPDLPQPRPKYEIFVYSPRVEGVHLRFGAVARGGLRWSDRREDFRTEVLGLVKAQMVKNSVIVPVGAKGGFYAKQLPDPSVDRDAWLAEGIASYKTFISGLLDITDNIVAGDIVPPKDVVRYDGDDAYLVVAADKGTATFSDIANGVAKEYGFWLGDAFASGGSVGYDHKAMGITARGAWESVKRHFREMGHDCQNEDFTVVGVGDMSGDVFGNGMLLSEHIRLVAAFDHRHIFLDPAPDAAASFTERRRLFDLPRSSWADYNRDLISAGGGVFPRTDKAIPISAEVRDVLGIEGGPVTLTPAELMNAILKAPVDLFWNGGIGTYVKSSGESNGDVGDKANDAIRINGAELRARAVGEGGNLGFTQLGRIEYAAAGGRINTDFIDNVAGVDTSDHEVNIKILLDKMVADGDLTEKQRNDIIASMTDEVGALVLKSNYRQNIALANAGAQAAALMHVHQDWVRRLERQGLLDRELEFLPSVTEFKRRKAEGRGLTSPELSVLIAYTKIVMDAELLKTSLPDDPFLKHKLASYFPKEIKERFADQIQSHQLRREIITTQVVNEFVNTSGITAYHRLSLETGGTVEDVVRANLAASRIFSQPELLSRNAELDNIVNAETQTHMRLETRTLVERATRWLVSNRRPPVDIEELIEFFGPGIAKLTAALPDVLRGRELALFEQRRESLVQKGIADDFATRIAVLPPAYAGLGIVETASRDDIDILEVAKVHFALGERLQLGRFLERIIGLPRTDRWQTMARAALRDDLHAVHSRLTRQVLATTDASAEPEDRVITWQDQNAVALSRASSMLEEIVETEGPELAQLSVGLRLVRTLIANQG; this is encoded by the coding sequence ATGCAGAGCAAGCTGGACGTCCAGAAGGCAGATGTGCTCGCCAAGGCGGTGGCTGCGGGCACGCATGGGCACGACAAATCGGTCGACCCGGACAAGCTCAGGACGTTCCTCGAGCAGTACTACCGGCACGTCGCCGCCGAGGACGTCGCCGAGCGCCAGCCGAACGACTGCCTGGGCGCCGCGCGGCACCACTACAAGTCCGCGATGAGCCGCCCGCAGGGTACGGCGAAGGTGCACGTCTTCACCCCCACGGTCGACGAGCACGGCTGGTCCGCGAGCGGGCGGACCGTGGTCGAGATCGTCATCGACGACATGCCGTTCCTGGTCGACAGCGCCTCGATGGCGATCACCGACCGCGGCCTCGAGCTCCAGCTGCTGATCCACCCGCAGTTCGTGGTCCGCCGCGACATCGCCGGCACGCTGCAGGAGGTCCTGGACGACACCACGGCCGCGGATGGGCACGACCTGGTCCGCGAGAGCTGGATGCACCTGGAGGTCGACCGGATCGCGGACGTCGCCGAGCACCGCGCCCTCGAGCAGGAGCTGCAGAAGGTGCTGAACGACGTGCGCGAGGCCGTCGAGGACTGGCCGAAGATGCACGAGAAGGCGGTCAGCATCGCCGCCGGGCTGAACGCCGCCGACCTGCCGGTCTCCGAGAGCGAGGTGGAGGAGGCCCGCGAGCTGCTCGAGTGGCTGGCCGACGAGCACTTCACCTTCCTCGGCTACCGCGAGTACGACTTCACCATGGAGGGCGAGCAGGGCATTCTGCGCGGCCGGCCAGGGACGGGGCTGGGCATCCTCCGGCCGGACCCGAAGCCGGGCTCCGGCAAGCTCCCACCCGAGGTGAGCGCCAAGGCGCAGGAGCAGAAGCTGCTGATCCTCACCAAGGCCAACTCGCGGTCCACCGTGCACCGGTCGACGTTCCTCGACTATGTCGGCATCAAGCAGTTCGACAAGGACGGCGAACCGGTCCGGGAGTGCCGGTTCATCGGTCTGCTCTCGTCGACGGCGTACACCGAGAGCGTCATGCAGGTGCCGGTGCTGCGGCGCAAGGCGCTGGAGCTGTTCCGCCTGACCGGCTTCGACCCGAACAGCCACAGCGGCAAGGGCCTGCTCGACGTACTGGAGACGTACCCGCGCGACGAGTTGCTGCAGGCGCCGGTGGAGGACCTGCTGCCGATCGTCCAGTCGGTGCTGCACCTGCAGGAGCGGCGTGCGGTCAAGCTGTTCGTACGGCGTGACGTCTACAACCGGTACCTGTCCTGCCTGGTGTACCTGCCCCGCGACCGCTACACCACCGCCGTCCGGCTGAAGATGCAGCAGATCCTCAAGGACGCGATCGGCGCCGAGGGCGTCACCTACGCCGCGTACGTCACCGAGTCGGTGCTGGCCCGGGTGCACTTCGTGGTCCGGATGAAGCAGGGCGAGACGGTCGGGGAGTACGACGCGGACCTGCTGGAGCAGCAGGTGATCGACGCGACCCGTGCGTGGGCCGACGACTTCACCGCGGCCCTGCACGCGCAGGGCGGCGACGGTGCGGTGACCAAGCTGTCCCGCCGGTACGCCGAGGCGTTCCCGGAGGCGTACAAGGAGGACTTCGACGCGCGCGTCGCGGTCAAGGACGTCCAGGTCCTCGAGAGCCTGCCCGCCGACGACGGTCTGGCCATGTCGCTCTACAGCCCGATCGACGAGGAATGGGAAGGCGAGCGCCGGTTCAAGGTCTTCCGGACCGGTACGGCGCTGTCGCTGTCGCAGGTGCTGCCCCACCTGAGCGCGATGGGCGTCGAGGTGATCGACGAGCGGCCGTACGAGATCCGCTGCGACGACGGCACGATGGCCTACATCTACGACTTCGGTCTGAAGGCGCCCGAGGACACCGAGGAGCGCGAGGAGCTCCGCAAGCTGTTCTCCGACACCTTCCAGGCCGTCTGGCAGGGCCGGGCCGAGTCCGACAAGCTGAACGCCCTGGTGCTGCGCGGCAACCTCAGCTGGCGGCAGGTCTCGATCCTGCGCGCGTACCAGCGCTACATCCGCCAGGGCGGTACGCCGTTCAGCCAGGACTACATCGAGAACACCTTCCTGAAGCATGTGGATGTCGCCGGTCTCCTCGTCCAGCTGTTCGAGACCAGCTTCGACCCGGCGCGCGGCCCGGCCGACGACCCGGACCGTGTGATGCGGACCGACCAGCTGGAGAAGGAGATCCTGGCCGCGCTGGACACCGTGCAGAGCCTGGACGAGGACCGGATCCTGCGGTCGTACCTGACCGTGATGAAGGCGACGCTGCGGACCAACTACTACCAGCCGGGCCCCGACGGGCAGCCGCGGTCGTACCTGTCGCTGAAGCTCGAGCCGAAGGCGATCCCGGACCTGCCGCAGCCGCGGCCGAAGTACGAGATCTTCGTGTACTCGCCGCGGGTCGAGGGTGTGCACCTGCGGTTCGGCGCGGTCGCGCGCGGCGGGCTGCGCTGGTCGGACCGGCGGGAGGACTTCCGGACCGAGGTGCTCGGCCTGGTCAAGGCGCAGATGGTGAAGAACTCGGTGATCGTGCCGGTCGGCGCGAAGGGCGGGTTCTACGCCAAGCAGCTGCCGGATCCGTCGGTCGACCGGGACGCCTGGCTCGCCGAGGGCATCGCGTCGTACAAGACCTTCATCTCCGGCCTGCTGGACATCACCGACAACATCGTTGCCGGGGACATCGTTCCGCCGAAGGACGTGGTCCGGTACGACGGCGACGACGCCTACCTGGTCGTTGCCGCGGACAAGGGCACCGCGACGTTCTCGGACATCGCGAACGGGGTCGCGAAGGAGTACGGCTTCTGGCTCGGCGACGCGTTCGCGTCCGGCGGCTCGGTCGGGTACGACCACAAGGCGATGGGCATCACCGCCCGCGGTGCGTGGGAGTCGGTCAAGCGGCACTTCCGCGAGATGGGCCACGACTGCCAGAACGAGGACTTCACCGTCGTCGGCGTCGGCGACATGTCCGGCGACGTGTTCGGCAACGGGATGCTGCTGTCCGAGCACATCCGGCTGGTCGCGGCGTTCGACCACCGGCACATCTTCCTCGACCCGGCCCCCGACGCGGCCGCGTCGTTCACCGAGCGGCGACGGCTGTTCGACCTGCCGCGGTCGTCCTGGGCCGACTACAACCGCGACCTGATCTCGGCCGGCGGCGGGGTGTTCCCGCGGACCGACAAGGCGATCCCGATCTCGGCCGAGGTGCGCGACGTGCTCGGCATCGAGGGCGGCCCGGTCACGCTGACACCGGCCGAGCTGATGAACGCGATCCTGAAGGCGCCGGTCGACCTGTTCTGGAACGGCGGCATCGGCACGTACGTGAAGTCGTCGGGCGAGTCGAACGGCGACGTCGGCGACAAGGCCAACGACGCAATCCGGATCAACGGCGCCGAGCTGCGCGCCCGCGCGGTCGGCGAGGGCGGCAACCTCGGCTTCACCCAGCTGGGCCGGATCGAGTACGCCGCGGCCGGCGGCCGGATCAACACCGACTTCATCGACAACGTGGCCGGCGTGGACACCTCCGACCACGAGGTGAACATCAAGATCCTGCTCGACAAGATGGTCGCCGACGGCGACCTCACCGAGAAGCAGCGCAACGACATCATCGCGTCGATGACCGACGAGGTCGGGGCGCTGGTGCTGAAGAGCAACTACCGGCAGAACATCGCGCTCGCCAACGCCGGCGCCCAGGCCGCGGCCCTGATGCATGTGCACCAGGACTGGGTACGGCGGCTGGAGCGTCAGGGCCTGCTCGATCGCGAACTGGAGTTCCTGCCGAGCGTCACCGAGTTCAAGCGGCGCAAGGCCGAGGGTCGCGGGCTGACGTCGCCGGAGCTGTCGGTGCTGATCGCCTACACGAAGATCGTGATGGACGCCGAGCTGCTGAAGACGTCGCTGCCGGACGACCCGTTCCTGAAGCACAAGCTGGCCAGCTACTTCCCGAAGGAGATCAAGGAGCGGTTCGCCGACCAGATCCAGAGCCACCAGCTGCGGCGGGAGATCATCACCACGCAGGTGGTCAACGAGTTCGTGAACACGTCCGGCATCACGGCGTACCACCGGCTCTCGCTGGAGACCGGCGGGACGGTCGAGGACGTCGTCCGGGCGAACCTCGCGGCCAGCAGGATCTTCTCGCAGCCCGAGCTGCTGTCCCGCAACGCCGAGCTGGACAACATCGTCAACGCCGAGACGCAGACGCACATGCGGCTGGAGACCCGGACGCTGGTCGAGCGCGCGACGCGCTGGCTGGTCAGCAACCGGCGGCCACCGGTCGACATCGAGGAGCTCATCGAGTTCTTCGGGCCGGGGATCGCGAAGTTGACCGCTGCCTTGCCCGACGTACTGCGCGGCCGCGAGCTGGCGCTGTTCGAGCAGCGCCGGGAAAGCCTTGTGCAGAAGGGGATTGCGGACGATTTCGCGACCCGGATCGCGGTGCTGCCGCCGGCGTACGCCGGACTCGGCATCGTCGAGACCGCGTCCCGCGACGACATCGACATCCTCGAGGTCGCCAAGGTCCACTTCGCGCTGGGCGAGCGGCTGCAACTCGGCCGCTTCCTGGAGCGGATCATCGGCCTGCCCCGGACCGACCGCTGGCAGACGATGGCGCGCGCCGCGCTCCGCGACGACCTGCACGCCGTCCACTCGCGGCTGACCCGCCAGGTCCTGGCCACCACCGACGCCTCGGCCGAGCCCGAGGACCGCGTCATCACCTGGCAGGACCAGAACGCGGTCGCCCTGTCCCGCGCCTCCTCCATGCTCGAAGAAATCGTCGAAACCGAAGGCCCCGAACTCGCCCAGCTCTCCGTCGGCCTGCGCCTGGTCCGCACCCTGATCGCCAACCAGGGGTAG
- a CDS encoding sugar phosphate isomerase/epimerase family protein, which produces MSELVHRIAGAPISWGVCEVPGWGWQYDPQTVLAEMRDAGLAATEFGPDGFLPDDAAEKAKTLADVGLRAVGGFVPVVLHDPSHDPAPEVATALEGFVAAGATTLVLAAATGQDGYDDCPVLDETGWNTLLGNLDKLSELAAARGVLATIHPHVGTMVENAADVDRVLSGSSIGLTLDTGHLLIGGVDPVALVVKHTGRVRHTHLKDVDATWAGRVQAGEVSYTDAVRQGMYRPLGAGDIDIATIVSTLEQAGYDGWYVLEQDTILPDRPGDEGPVVDVRASIAHLREIAGRV; this is translated from the coding sequence ATGAGTGAACTGGTGCACCGGATCGCGGGTGCCCCGATTTCATGGGGCGTGTGCGAGGTTCCCGGGTGGGGATGGCAGTACGACCCGCAGACAGTGCTCGCCGAGATGCGCGACGCCGGCCTCGCCGCGACCGAGTTCGGCCCGGACGGCTTCCTGCCTGACGACGCGGCCGAGAAGGCGAAAACCCTGGCAGACGTGGGGCTTCGGGCCGTTGGCGGTTTCGTGCCGGTCGTGTTGCACGATCCGTCGCACGACCCGGCGCCCGAGGTGGCCACGGCGCTCGAAGGCTTCGTCGCCGCCGGCGCGACCACGCTGGTGCTTGCCGCCGCGACCGGCCAGGACGGGTACGACGACTGCCCGGTGCTGGACGAGACCGGCTGGAACACGTTGCTCGGTAATCTTGACAAGCTGTCAGAGCTCGCCGCGGCCCGCGGGGTGCTGGCGACGATCCACCCGCACGTTGGCACGATGGTCGAGAACGCCGCCGACGTCGACCGCGTACTGAGTGGCTCGTCCATCGGTCTCACGCTCGACACCGGTCACCTGTTGATCGGTGGTGTCGACCCGGTCGCGCTCGTGGTGAAGCACACCGGCCGCGTTCGCCATACCCACCTGAAGGACGTCGACGCGACGTGGGCCGGGCGAGTGCAGGCGGGCGAGGTCAGCTACACGGACGCCGTACGGCAAGGGATGTACCGGCCGCTGGGTGCCGGCGACATCGACATCGCCACCATCGTGTCGACCCTCGAGCAGGCCGGGTACGACGGTTGGTACGTGCTGGAGCAGGACACGATCCTTCCGGACCGGCCGGGCGACGAGGGCCCGGTGGTCGACGTACGGGCGAGTATCGCGCACCTGCGTGAGATTGCGGGTCGGGTCTGA
- the iolC gene encoding 5-dehydro-2-deoxygluconokinase, translating into MVDDVLTIGRIGVDLYPLQAGTHLEDVESFGKFLGGSATNVAVAAARHGRKSAVISRTGNDPFGTFIHRTLGELGVDDRFVTPVDGLPTPITFCEIFPPDNFPLYFYRFPKAPDLVINPSELDLDAIREARIYWSTVTGLSAEPSRSAHFAAWEARGRRPVTVLDLDYRPMFWADPSEAHEQVSRALAHCTVAVGNREECEVAVGETDPDKAAQALLDRGLDLAVVKQGPRGTLARTRDERVEVPPYPVEVVNGLGAGDGFGGALCHGLLSGWPLEKIIRFANIAGAIVASRLECSTAMPTTEEVLSKLGEAP; encoded by the coding sequence ATGGTCGACGACGTACTGACGATCGGGCGGATCGGAGTCGACCTGTATCCGCTCCAGGCCGGGACGCATCTCGAGGACGTGGAGTCGTTCGGGAAGTTCCTCGGCGGGAGCGCGACGAACGTGGCGGTCGCGGCGGCGCGGCACGGGCGGAAGTCGGCGGTGATCAGCCGGACCGGGAACGATCCGTTCGGCACCTTCATCCACCGGACGCTCGGCGAGCTCGGCGTGGACGACCGGTTCGTCACGCCGGTCGACGGGTTGCCGACGCCGATCACGTTCTGCGAGATCTTTCCGCCGGACAACTTCCCGCTGTACTTCTACCGGTTCCCGAAGGCGCCGGATCTGGTGATCAACCCGTCCGAGCTCGACCTCGACGCGATCCGGGAGGCGCGGATCTACTGGTCCACGGTGACCGGGCTGTCCGCGGAGCCGTCGCGGTCGGCGCACTTCGCGGCCTGGGAGGCGCGCGGGCGGCGGCCGGTCACGGTGCTCGACCTCGATTACCGGCCGATGTTCTGGGCCGACCCGAGCGAGGCGCACGAGCAGGTGTCGCGGGCGCTGGCGCACTGCACGGTTGCTGTCGGCAACCGTGAGGAGTGCGAGGTGGCGGTCGGTGAGACGGACCCGGACAAGGCGGCGCAGGCGCTGCTCGATCGCGGGCTGGATCTTGCTGTGGTCAAGCAGGGGCCGCGCGGGACGCTGGCGCGTACGCGCGACGAGCGGGTCGAGGTGCCGCCGTACCCGGTCGAGGTGGTCAACGGTCTGGGTGCCGGTGACGGATTCGGCGGGGCGCTGTGTCACGGGTTGCTGTCCGGCTGGCCGCTGGAGAAGATCATCCGCTTCGCGAACATCGCCGGCGCCATCGTCGCCTCCCGCCTCGAATGCTCCACCGCCATGCCAACAACCGAAGAAGTCCTGTCCAAGTTGGGTGAGGCCCCGTGA
- a CDS encoding GntR family transcriptional regulator: MVALPVSIDRASPVPLYHQLAEQLTSAITDGSLRPGDPFENEIAMSDRLGLSRPTVRRAIAELVNQGLLVRRRGIGTTVASQMVHRKAELTSLYEDLQREGRTPRTEVLLLDCEAQDERAATVLELPPGTPLVSIVRLRYADDVPLAIMRNWLPPALNDLTLEQLTAEGLYAVLRARGIRPTVARQRIGARNATADERRTLHMSKAEPLVTMTRSAYAADGSPIEYGNHCYRADHYSVDVVVSER, from the coding sequence ATGGTTGCTCTTCCGGTCAGTATCGATCGGGCCAGCCCGGTGCCGCTCTACCACCAGCTGGCCGAGCAGCTGACGTCCGCCATCACCGACGGCTCGCTCCGTCCGGGCGACCCGTTCGAGAACGAGATCGCGATGTCGGACCGGCTCGGCCTGTCCCGGCCGACCGTGCGCCGCGCGATCGCCGAGCTGGTCAACCAGGGCCTGCTGGTCCGCCGGCGCGGGATCGGCACGACGGTCGCGAGCCAGATGGTGCACCGCAAGGCCGAGCTGACCAGCCTGTACGAGGACCTCCAGCGCGAGGGCCGCACGCCCCGCACCGAGGTCCTTCTCCTCGACTGCGAGGCGCAGGACGAGCGCGCCGCCACTGTCCTCGAGCTCCCGCCCGGCACCCCGCTGGTCTCGATCGTCCGGCTCCGCTACGCCGACGACGTACCACTCGCGATCATGCGCAACTGGTTGCCTCCGGCCCTCAACGACCTCACCCTGGAACAACTGACGGCCGAGGGCCTGTACGCCGTGCTCCGGGCGCGCGGCATCCGCCCGACGGTCGCCCGCCAGCGCATCGGCGCCCGCAACGCGACCGCCGACGAGCGCCGGACCCTGCACATGTCCAAGGCCGAGCCCCTGGTCACCATGACCCGCTCCGCCTACGCCGCCGACGGCTCCCCGATCGAGTACGGCAACCACTGCTACCGCGCCGACCATTACTCCGTCGACGTGGTGGTCTCCGAGCGCTGA